Proteins found in one Odocoileus virginianus isolate 20LAN1187 ecotype Illinois chromosome 10, Ovbor_1.2, whole genome shotgun sequence genomic segment:
- the THAP12 gene encoding 52 kDa repressor of the inhibitor of the protein kinase encodes MPNFCAAPNCTRKSTQSDLAFFRFPRDPARCQKWVENCRRADLEDKTPDQLNKHYRLCAKHFETSMICRTSPYRTVLRDNAIPTIFDLTSHLNNPHSRHRKRIKELSEDEIRTLKQKKIDETSEQEPKHKEVNNSNAQNPSAEEGGEEQDEDILPLTLEEKENKEYLKSLFEILILMGKQNIPLDGHEADEIPEGLFTPDNFQALLECRINSGEEVLRKRFETTAVNTLFCSKTQQKQMLEICESCIREETLREVRDSHFFSIITDDVVDIAGEEHLPVLVRFVDEAHNLREEFVGFLPYETDAEILAVKFHTTITEKWGLNMEYCRGQAYIVSSGFSSKMKVVASRLLEKYPQAIYTLCSSCALNMWLAKSVPVMGVSVALGTIEEVCSFFHRSPQLLLELENVISVLFQNNEERGKELKEICHSQWTGRHDAFEILVDLLQALVLCLDGINSDTNVRWNNYIAGRAFVLCSAITDFDFIVTIVVLKNVLSFTRAFGKNLQGQTSDVFFAASSLTAVLHSLNEVMENIEVYHEFWFEEATNLATKLDIQMKLPGKFRRAQHSNLESQLTSESYYKETLSVPTVEHIIQELKDIFSEQHLKALKCLSLVPSVMGQLKFNTSEEHHADMYRSDLPNPDTLSAELHCWRIKWKHRGKDIELPSTIYEALHLPDIKFFPNVYALLKVLCILPVMKVENERYENGRKRLKAYLRNTLTDQRSSNLALLNINFDIKHDLDLMVDTYIKLYTSKSELPTDNSETIENT; translated from the exons ATGCCGAACTTCTGCGCGGCCCCCAACTGCACGCGGAAGAGCACGCAGTCGGACCTGGCCTTCTTCAGGTTCCCGCGGGATCCGGCCAG ATGCCAGAAGTGGGTGGAGAACTGTAGGAGGGCAGACTTAGAAGATAAAACACCTGATCAGCTAAACAAACATTATCGACTGTGCGCCAAACACTTTGAGACCTCTATGATCTGCAGAACT agtccTTACCGGACAGTTCTCCGAGATAATGCCATACCAACAATATTCGATCTTACCAGTCATTTGAATAATCCACATAGTAGACACAGAAAACGAATAAAAGAATTG AGTGAAGATGAAATCAGGacactgaaacagaaaaaaa TTGATGAAACTTCTGAACAGGAACCAAAACATAAAGAAGTAAACAACAGCAATGCTCAGAATCCCAGTGCAGAAGAAGGGGGTGAAGAGCAGGATGAGGACATTTTACCTTTAACTcttgaagagaaggaaaacaaagaatatttaaaatctttatttgaaattttgattCTTATGGGAAAGCAAAACATACCTCTGGATGGACATGAAGCTGATGAAATCCCAGAAGGTCTTTTTACTCCTGATAACTTTCAAGCACTGCTGGAGTGCCGGATCAACTCTGGTGAAGAGGTTCTGAGAAAGCGCTTTGAGACAACAGCAGTGAACACACTGTTCTGTTCCAAGACGCAGCAGAAACAGATGCTAGAGATCTGCGAGAGCTGCATTCGGGAAGAGACCCTCAGGGAGGTGAGAGACTCTCACTTCTTTTCCATCATCACTGATGATGTGGTGGACATTGCGGGGGAAGAGCACCTGCCTGTGTTGGTGAGGTTTGTCGATGAAGCTCACAACCTGAGAGAGGAATTTGTAGGCTTCCTGCCTTATGAAACTGATGCAGAAATTTTGGCTGTGAAATTTCACACTACAATAACTGAGAAATGGGGATTAAACATGGAGTACTGTCGTGGCCAGGCTTACATTGTGTCTAGTGGATTTTCATCCAAAATGAAAGTTGTTGCTTCTAGACTTTTAGAGAAATATCCCCAAGCTATCTACACACTCTGCTCTTCCTGTGCCTTAAATATGTGGTTGGCAAAATCAGTGCCTGTTATGGGAGTATCTGTCGCATTAGGAACAATTGAggaagtttgttctttttttcatcGATCACCACAACTGCTTTTAGAGCTTGAAAATGTAATTTCTGTCCTCTTTCAGAACAATGAAGAAAGGGGCAAAGAACTGAAGGAAATTTGCCATTCTCAGTGGACAGGCAGGcatgatgcttttgaaatcttAGTGGACCTCCTACAAGCACTTGTTTTATGTTTAGATGGTATAAATAGTGATACAAATGTTAGATGGAATAACTACATAGCTGGCCGAGCATTTGTCCTCTGTAGTGCGATAACAGATTTTGATTTCATCGTTACCATTGttgttcttaaaaatgttttatcttttacaaGAGCCTTTGGGAAAAATCTTCAGGGGCAAACCTCTGATGTCTTTTTTGCAGCCAGTAGCTTGACTGCAGTGTTACATTCTCTAAATGAAGTGatggaaaatattgaagtttaTCATGAATTTTGGTTTGAGGAAGCCACAAATTTGGCAACCAAACTTGATATTCAGATGAAACTCCCAGGGAAATTTCGCAGAGCTCAGCACAGTAACCTGGAATCTCAGCTAACCTCTGAGAGTTACTATAAAGAAACTCTAAGTGTTCCAACTGTGGAACACATTATTCAGGAACTGAAAGATATATTCTCAGAACAGCACCTCAAAGCTCTTAAGTGCTTATCCCTGGTACCCTCTGTCATGGGACAGCTCAAATTCAATACGTCAGAGGAGCACCATGCTGACATGTACCGAAGTGACTTACCTAATCCTGACACACTCTCTGCTGAGCTGCATTGTTGGAGAATCAAATGGAAACACAGAGGGAAAGATATAGAACTTCCATCCACTATTTATGAAGCCCTTCATCTACCAGACATCAAGTTTTTTCCTAATGTTTATGCATTGCTAAAGGTCCTATGTATTCTTCCTGTGATGAAAGTTGAGAATGAACGCTATGAAAATGGGCGAAAGCGTCTCAAAGCATACTTGAGGAACACTTTGACAGATCAAAGGTCAAGTAACTTGGCTTTGCTTAACATAAATTTTGATATAAAACACGATTTGGATTTAATGGTGGATACATATATCAAACTCTATACAAGTAAGTCAGAGCTTCCTACAGATAATTCAGAAACCATTGAAAATACCTAA